One window of the Dreissena polymorpha isolate Duluth1 chromosome 5, UMN_Dpol_1.0, whole genome shotgun sequence genome contains the following:
- the LOC127831547 gene encoding LOW QUALITY PROTEIN: monocarboxylate transporter 9-like (The sequence of the model RefSeq protein was modified relative to this genomic sequence to represent the inferred CDS: substituted 1 base at 1 genomic stop codon) — protein sequence MRTSEDVDRGWAWVVAACSFLIHVMTYGLAWSTGVYNVIFLEAFGQPKSVTAWAGSLPTAMMYAAGPVASVLTNKFGFRPVIMVGGVLASAGLCLSYFATSLYYLFFTLVSGVGLGSVYIPAISAISFYFNERLPLASGIAASGVGVGNFLYPPVIRWLVITFDWKSSFLVLGGLTLNICVLGALIRPVKRMDIPEKQPVLDFTSVXKTRLCDALRQRVSLLLWNLSIIHSPVSHAEQIAMGTDRSAWLISGLGIANLIGRLLYGAIVQQPAMNPFLLYAGSFGLAGVCICLVPFMTTYWSLMTVAVCFGLMSGCFGTLLVPILIRLLGLQRFANGYGCLLLFMAGGQLIGAFIAGAMYDITNTYTWAFVLGGSLSILSASNHGTAVLLCQEPRTTCGNLELSRNDSLADSIDLPRSRFPSHRAIRATSGIVGKLGWSQTSA from the exons ATGAGAACATCAGAGGACGTTGACAGAGGATGGGCGTGGGTGGTCGCCGCGTGCTCCTTCCTGATTCACGTCATGACGTACGGGCTTGCATGGAGCACAG GCGTCTACAACGTCATTTTCCTTGAAGCATTTGGTCAGCCAAAGTCAGTGACGGCGTGGGCAGGGTCGCTCCCGACGGCGATGATGTACGCAGCCG GTCCTGTCGCCAGTGTGCTGACCAACAAGTTCGGGTTCCGCCCTGTGATCATGGTGGGTGGGGTACTGGCCAGTGCGGGGTTGTGCCTCAGCTACTTTGCGACCAGCTTGTACTACCTCTTCTTCACATTGG TTTCAGGTGTTGGATTGGGGAGCGTCTACATTCCAGCCATATCTGCTATATCATTCTACTTTAACGAGCGTCTGCCGCTCGCTTCAGGTATTGCGGCTTCCGGTGTGGGCGTCGGGAACTTTCTGTATCCGCCAGTCATTCGGTGGCTCGTGATAACATTCGACTGGAAATCCAGTTTTCTTGTTCTCGGTGGATTGACGCTAAATATATGCGTACTAGGCGCTTTGATCCGCCCTGTGAAGAGAATGGATATACCAGAGAAACAACCTGTTTTAGACTTTACTTCCGTTTAAAAAACGCGGCTATGTGATGCTTTGCGTCAACGTGTTTCTCTTCTGCTGTGGAATCTCAGCATTATACATTCACCTGTTTCGCATGCCGAGCAAATTGCAATGGGCACCGATCGCAGTGCATGGCTCATTTCCGGTTTGGGCATTGCGAATCTCATTGGACGCCTTTTATACGGTGCGATTGTACAACAGCCAGCCATGAATCCATTCTTGCTCTACGCTGGCTCGTTCGGATTAGCTGGCGTTTGCATCTGCCTCGTTCCTTTCATGACGACTTACTGGTCTCTCATGACGGTCGCCGTCTGTTTCGGGTTGATGTCCGGCTGCTTTGGTACCCTGCTTGTTCCCATTCTGATCCGGCTCCTGGGACTCCAGAGGTTCGCCAACGGCTACGGATGTCTGCTGCTTTTCATGGCCGGTGGTCAGCTGATCGGAGCTTTTATTGCAG GTGCGATGTACGACATCACGAACACTTACACGTGGGCTTTCGTTCTGGGTGGATCACTATCTATTCTGAGCGCAAGTAATCATGGTACAGCCGTATTGTTATGTCAAGAACCACGAACAACATGTGGAAACCTTGAATTATCAAGAAACGACTCACTTGCCGATTCCATAGATTTGCCACGGAGTAGGTTTCCTTCCCATAGAGCTATTCGTGCCACAAGCGGTATCGTTGGAAAGCTTGGTTGGAGCCAAACGAGCGCTTGA